In the Anastrepha obliqua isolate idAnaObli1 chromosome 1, idAnaObli1_1.0, whole genome shotgun sequence genome, one interval contains:
- the LOC129236269 gene encoding glutamate--cysteine ligase regulatory subunit, producing MIPAITSNDKFHNVIISTGNILNLNNQLGGKSTEEILYGLRLTLQCQGAAAQVELIEADGRVLRATEELNQKLTENDRSEISIGAKIFLNKNSSEYIDQAIRTLLQILKVQHVDNVVLAYHAKVEDDVSQNHSNELSTTDANPNENADQLKALWSSLEQFAEQKQITQLGIADLDIEQLQRLYAAAKVKPTIAQINLESCCVVPPALKDYCTKHDIQLLTHSDPEVLLPDEQFIVPGYQVDWALRYQVHVRCRGVITAKGYILGASKQNQRDKIETV from the coding sequence ATGATTCCAGCAATTACTTCAAATGACAAATTTCACAATGTCATTATTAGTACGGGAAATATTCTTAATTTGAACAATCAATTAGGTGGAAAATCGACCGAGGAGATCCTTTACGGCTTACGATTGACCTTACAATGCCAAGGTGCGGCTGCACAAGTGGAATTAATCGAAGCAGATGGTCGTGTGCTGCGAGCGACTGAAGAATTAAATCAGAAGCTAACCGAAAACGATCGTTCAGAAATTAGTATcggtgcaaaaatatttttaaataaaaattctagtgAGTATATTGACCAAGCGATAAGAACATTGCTGCAGATACTAAAGGTACAGCACGTGGACAACGTAGTGCTTGCGTATCATGCGAAAGTTGAAGACGATGTTTCACAAAACCATAGTAATGAACTTAGCACAACAGATGCAAACCCAAATGAAAATGCAGATCAGCTGAAAGCGCTCTGGTCATCACTGGAACAATTTgccgaacaaaaacaaataacgcAATTGGGTATAGCTGATTTGGATATTGAACAACTGCAACGACTGTATGCTGCTGCCAAAGTTAAGCCGACCATAGcgcaaataaatttagaatcatGTTGTGTAGTACCACCAGCACTGAAAGACTACTGCACTAAACATGATATACAGCTGCTGACACATAGCGATCCCGAAGTATTACTGCCCGATGAACAGTTTATCGTGCCCGGGTACCAGGTTGATTGGGCATTGCGCTATCAAGTACATGTACGCTGTCGCGGTGTAATCACCGCAAAAGGCTACATTCTAGGCGCTAGCAAACAAAATCAAAGGGACAAAATTGAAACGGTTTAA